The Nostoc cf. commune SO-36 genomic sequence CGCCAAGACCAAAAGCGTCAAGCGGCTGAACGTTTGGAAACGATGCTTTTAGAAGGTCTAAATTCTGGGAATGCAACTGAGATGACTCCTGACGATTGGGAAGACATCCGCCAAGCTGTGCGGGAAAGAATCGCCAAGCATAAAGGGTCAAACCAAGGTTAATGAGCGACGTAAGCAAACGACCGCAAGTAATCCGCGACTTGATAGAATTAGCGACTTATATTGCAGAAGATAATTTGGAAGCTTCAGATCGGTTTCTTAGAGCAGCAGAAATAACTTTCAAACAACTGGGTAAAATGCCAGAAATGGGAAACCTTGTCAATTTTCTCATCCCAATTTAGCTGGTGTTCGACAGCAAGCAATAAAAGGATTTAAAAAGTATCTTGTTTTTTATCTTCCTTCAGATTCCGGTATAGAAATTCTTAGAGTCATTTATGGCGGACGAGATATTGAAACAATCTTAAATGAAGATTTAGGAGAGAATGACTTGGAATAATAATTACGAGTATTTTAATACATCACTTTTAGGATAAGCGATCGCACTACAAGCTCTCTTATTTCTATTCTGTCAAAGCGTCAAGTTTTGCCAGTATTTTTAAGCCTTCTTCTGGGTTGCCAGTTGCAGCCATTGCTTTAAATCTGGTACTGGCATCAAATTCTGCTAGAGCTATGGTGGAAAGTTCTTCAATCAGCTTATTTACACTGATTCCTTTAGCTTGAGCAAGTTCTTTTAATCTGTTGTGTTTTTCGTCTGGTAAACGAATAGTTAAAGTAGCCATTTTTGTTTAACTCCTAATAATTTCTTCGGGTTTTAAGATTGATAAGTTAGGAAATAACAATCAGATTACGAATTCCGCACAGTGTTACTAGCTTTCAACTTAGGATAAGCAATCCGTTTGTGATGAAATTGCTGCCAAACATCCACAAATATCTGGGCAATTTTTGATATTTCTTCTCGTGTTAATCCTGAATCTACGAGCTGATTGTCTTGCCATTTAGAACGCAGGATATTATTTAACATTGCTAAAGCTTGCTCAGTGGAGACATCTTTGAGTGATGGCTTTTTTCCCAGAGGTTTCGCCGATGCTTCGAGCGATCGCAGCGCTGCTTCGCAAGAATCTGCTAACATAACAATCCCGGTTTCGCGTGATTGGGGAATTGGGCCATCGTAGCGAAAATCTGCATCGTCTACTGTTAAACTTGGATCTTCTTGAGCCATTTGCTGGGCTTGATGATGAAAATAGGCAATCAGCATCGTTCCCTGATGCTCTGGAATAAAAGCTTGAATCGCTGTCGGCAAAAGGTGTTTACGCGCCATCACCAATCCTTCAGTTACGTGCTTTTTGATAATTTCTGCACTCTTCCAAGGATCTTTAACCTCTGTATCATGTTTATTCGGCCCCCCCATTTGATTTTCAATAAATCCAAGGGGATCGTGCATTTTGCCAATATCGTGATATAATGTTCCAGCCCTGACCAACTCAACATTGCATCCTAATTCTTTGGCAGCAGCTTCGGCAAGGGTAGCGACAAACAGCGTGTGTTGAAAAGTTCCGGGAGTCTCAGTAGCAAGTCGTTTTAACAAAGGGCGGTTAGGGTTCGCCAACTCCGCTAAACGGATGGGAGTAACTAAATCAAAAACTTTTTCTAGATAAGGACTCAACCCTAAAGCTACAACACTCCAGCCTAAGCCGGATAAAGCAAACAATCCGGCTTCTCGGAGAACGATATACCAAGTTGAACCAAATGCTTGACCAATTAAGATTTTAACAACCAGATAAATACTACCCTGAGTTAAAGCGATCGCCACACCCAATAATGCCAATTCCTCACGCGATCGCAATCGTTGCGCTATGTAACTACCTAATATTCCTCCCCCGGCACCAGCTAAAAGCGCAGCCTTGCTTATATCCAAGCTAATAGCTAATATCGGCAACAGCAGTCCGACAACTGTTAACCCCAAAGTGGGGCCATAAAAGCTTCCCAACAATAAACCAAGGGCACTCCAGGTGGTATAAGGTAATCCGATCACAATCACTCCTGGCACACTCAGAGTTAGCAATAACACCAATAGGCGATCGCGTTGTCGCAATTCGTAATCTACATGCCGTTCTACCCAGACAACAATGCCAATAGCGATCGCAATAATACCTGTTAACTTGCCTAACTCGTGCCATTTTACCTCCCGGCGAACCAGGCGATAATGCTCTAGCACCTCAAAATTCCATGCAGTAATCTGCACTCCTCTTTTGACAATCACCTCACCACGTCGTAGCTTCATCATCACGGGTGGCACACCAGCAGCGGCCTTTTGAGCGTTTTCTCTGGTTTGTTCTTCATCTTTTTGCAGATTCGGCTTGAGTACAGCTAACAACAGGTTCTTTGCCAAAGCTTTGGCGGATTCTGGTACAAAGGTCTGCAATTGTAAACTCACCGCATCTTGTAAAATATTTTTTGGCAGTCCTTGTGGGATGCCTTGGGTGAGAATCCGCTCTGCACTCTCATGGATTCCCATTTGTGTTTTGTCCCATTCCACATCTGACAAATCCAAGAAAGGAGATTCCTCGTATATTGCTTCTGGAATAACAGTCTCTAACTGTAAAAGTTTGGCATTAGCTTGGGTGTATCTTTGGCGTGTTTGAAAAATTTGGGCAATCAGTGAGGATAAGCTTTTATCAGAACTAGTGATGCGGTAAGATTCTAGTTGTGCTACGGCTTGAGTAAAGTCAGTGTTTTGAGAAAAATCAACAGGGTTTGTCTTCTGTGGCGTTGTTGTACGCGGTTGGCGTTCCTGATTGGGTGCAGCTATAGATGATGGGCGTGATGAGGCGGCGGTTTGTCTTTTTTGTTGATTTTTACTATTTTCTATAGTCAATAGCACTGCTTGCCATTCTGATTCAGGACAAGAGCGGAGATAACGTTGGGTAGAGATGGACAAAATTACAGGATCAAAAAAAGGAAAAGCTCCAGCAACGGTGCGAATTTCGTCGCCATCATCCAGAAGTTTTTGCAAATTTTCCTTAATTTGTTCGTTCATTCGCGCATCAAGCATCAGCACTTGTAAGGAGCTTGTACTAACAGCTTTGCGCTCGGCTTCTGTTTTTTTCTGATCTTCGATACTAGCTGCGTAAGGCGCTGTAATTGTCTGGGGTGCAGGATTTCCTACTTGAAGTTGCGTCTGGTTGTATAATTTATGTCCAATAACGGCAGTGAGGGATACTAGAGCGATCGCTAAAATTACCAAAGAACGCTGTTCATGCACCCAATCTAAACAGACTGCATAAATAGTACTTTTAGTTTTGACCGATTTTGTTTTTGACTGGAGCGCTATTTCTTGTTTTCGGCGATGCCTACGGCGAGCTACGTCTACGCTTTTATCGTTGGTTTTTGATAAAAATAAGATTATATTTTTCTGGACAGTGCTTAGAAGTTCCCTTCTATGGCTTTTGCTTTTGGGACTTCTCATTAACTTTCCCTTACGGCGTAGTCCTTTGTACTGTCGCCGCCAGTTAGTCAATTGCTGGGTTAAGAACTGCAAAAATTGCTGCATTTTCATTATCTCTGCCTGCAATTGCTGACTTTGATACCTCAAAAAAAGACTGCAACTACGGTGGCAAGCGCTAATTACGAATTATTCTTAACGCGACCGAATAACGCGAGGAGCTGCATAAACTGAAAGCGGAGCCTCTTCACATCCCTCCTCTGTGAACTCCTTTGCATTTAAGGTAAGATTATACACTCCTGACCACACCGCCACAAATGCATCGGTCAATTCTAACATTTGGGAAAAAGTAGTTAGTCCCCATCCTGGAGAATTCTTCTGCAAGAGCAAGACTTGCCAATTTACAGGAATTCCACTTGTACCGTTATATGCTCCTGATAAAGCACCAGTAATTGCACCTGTAGCTTGGGAGGTTAGAGACGTACCATTTTGCACTTGAGAATTATCATTGTAAGTAGCCTGCAAAACTGCAAGGCGAAAGTCCTCCAAAGTACTCAAAAAGCAATAAAATGCAATCGCAATAGTGTTACTGAGTTTTTCTTCCCTGGCAAACTCAGCCTGCGCCGTTGACAATCCAGCTCCTTGCTCTAATAAATTCTGGACTCTTAATAATTTTTTTGGTATTGATGTCGGTGTTTCTCCGAGAAAAGCGATTGTTTGCGGGATGAGGGTTAAAGGGTTGAGTTTTTCAGTTAAGGCAAGAGCGATCGCATATCCTACTGCTAGTGTTCCATCCCGTACTACTGGGTCATCTTCCCAGATTTTTACCACACGCAGCAAGCTTTGTCGCAGCTTAATTGGACTTTCGTGAAAAAAGAGTGTTACTGGTAGCGTAGCAATAATTATTTTTATAGATATTGAGATGTTATCAGTTGCTGCGAAATGAGCCGATTCTTCTTGCTGACGCTCTATCCAATCATCTAAATCTAATCTACCCAAGGCAATGAAACTCTGGATACCCAGAACCGCCATATTGCCCAAATCTAGGCAACTGTGAAATTGTATTTCACCACCAGAAGTTAAACTTTCCCCCAGGAATGCTCCGAGTAAAGTACCTTTAAAGCGATTTATAGGAGAGTGACGCATAAATTATGTATGTAGTTAAAAGTGAGGACTTAATCAAAGATTGCTAATTCCTAACTTTACTACCAACTACCAATTCCTAATTTCTAACTCCTAATCCTTAAATGATCTACCAAAGCTTGTAAACCCAACAAGTAACTTTGAACGCCAAAACCACTTATTTGCCCGATCGCTACTGGAGAAATATACGAATGATGGCGAAAATCTTCCCGGCGGTAGATGTTACTTAAATGTACTTCTACTGTAGGCAAATTAACAGCCGCGATCGCATCTCGCAATGCCACACTTGTGTGGGTATACGCGCCTGCATTAATCAGAATTCCCTGATGTTGCCCTAATGCGCCATGAATATTATCTACCAAAGTTCCTTCATGATTTGACTGCACAGGAAAAATTTTCGCCTGTAATTTGAATGCTTGTTCTTCTAACAGGCGGTTAATTTCAGCTAGTGTCAACGAACCATAAATTTCGGGTTCTCTTTGTCCTAGCAAATTTAAGTTTGGCCCATGCAGTGCCAGAATGCTTAAGGGTTGCCAAGTCGAGTTCAGCACTTGGGGATTAGTGCCGACGGCGTGAGCGATCGTTCACAGGAATCGGAATCAGTTCCGGTTCCGGTTCAGCCTCTGGCCCTAACAGGCTATCAATTAGCCTACGAGCTAATTCCTTAAGCTTTTCCAGCACCTTTTCTATATAGTCCATGAACAGACCGCTCCTGAGATACTACCTCAATTTTTGATTAACAGGTACGCATAAAATGGCATATTTTCGCACCTCTGGCTTCCAATCGGGCTGATACACAATCCCGTATTTGGGACATAAGCCACTTCTAAAATTTGGCGTTGTGTTTTCCCTTACCTTTTAGACTATCATACATTGCAATCTATCGAACTGCATCCTATCAAGGATGAGTCTTAAGGGTCAAGAGTCATACTTTGGACTCTTGACTTGCAACTAGGTTTCTGTAGCTTTTTTTTTCGCAGCAGTCGTTGATGATTTAGCAGTTGACTTAGATTTGGAACTCGTTGATTTACTCGTTTTGCGAGTCGATTTCCCGGTTGATGCCTTAGCTGCCAACAAGTTCAGCGCCTCAGCCAGCGTTATATTTTCCACCGTTTGACCTTCTGGGATACTTACATTAGTTTTGCCATGCTTAATGTAAGGGCCATAAGGGCCATCGTAGATGTTAATTGCTTCCCCGTCCTCTGGATGCGTACCCAATTCGCGCAAAGCTGCCTTAGACTTACTGTTGGTGGAACTGCGTCCCTTTTTTGGTTCAGCCAACAATTCCAACGCACGTTCTGGGGTAATTGTCAATACATTGTCAGCAGCTTTTAGGGAGCGGTAATCTTTTCCCTCCTTACCCTGGTCATGAACCACATAAGGCCCAAAGCGTCCTAAACTTGCTTGGATTTTGCCGCCAGTAACTGGGTGAACTCCCAATGTTCGGGGTAGCGCCAACAGACCAACAGCCATTTCCAGGGTAACGGTTTCTGGGGTGACACCTTTGAGTAGGGAGGCTTGTTTCGGTTTGGGGTTTTCGTCGGTTTTATCACCCAATTGAACATAAGGCCCGTAAGCACCAATTTTCACATAAATCGGTTCGCCAGTTTCGGGATGCCGACCTACCTGGTCAGGGCCAGTGATTTTTTGCCGCAGCAGCACTTCTACCTGTTTGGGGTCGAGGTCAGCTGGTGTCAAGTCTTTGGGAATTGAGGCGGTGATCACCCCCTCACCATTCACAACCTCAATGTAGGGGCCATATTTTCCAATGCGGACTTTGGCATCTAGATTCTCTAGTTCTACAGTCCTAGCTTTGGTGGCATCAATTTGACTTTCCCTTTCTCTAACTAAGGTTTCCAGCCCTTTTTCTCCTAAATAAAATTGCTGCAAGTAGGGCAACCATTTCGCTTCACCCGTAGCAATGTCATCAAGGGTTTGCTCCATTTTCGAGGTGAAACTAGGATCAACGATGTCTGGGAAATGTTTTTCCAGCAAGTCGGTGACGGCGAAAGCAGTGAAAGTGGGAATGAGAGCGTTACTTACCAAATGGGCGTAACCCTTGTCGATAATTGTGCCAATGATGCTGGCGTAGGTACTGGGACGACCGATACCTTCGCTTTCTAAGGTTTTCACCAAAGTTGCTTCGGTGTATCTAGCTGGCGGTTGAGTTTCGTGCCCAACGGCTTCTAACTCTGTACAATTCGGATGATCTCCCACTTTCAGATTCGGCAAAATTACTTCCTGATCTTCCAGTGCTGCTTCCGGGTCGTCTGAACCTTCGACGTAGGCGCGTAAGTATCCTGGAAATTCAATCCTTTTGCCAGAAGAACGGAATCCAGCATCCTCAACTTGCAACTGCACGGTAATTTGAGTTTGGCGA encodes the following:
- a CDS encoding type II toxin-antitoxin system ParD family antitoxin gives rise to the protein MKSINISLPDAMRTYIEEKVATGGYSSVSEYFRELVRQDQKRQAAERLETMLLEGLNSGNATEMTPDDWEDIRQAVRERIAKHKGSNQG
- a CDS encoding type II toxin-antitoxin system RelE/ParE family toxin; the encoded protein is MSDVSKRPQVIRDLIELATYIAEDNLEASDRFLRAAEITFKQLGKMPEMGNLVNFLIPI
- a CDS encoding toxin-antitoxin system HicB family antitoxin, producing the protein MATLTIRLPDEKHNRLKELAQAKGISVNKLIEELSTIALAEFDASTRFKAMAATGNPEEGLKILAKLDALTE
- a CDS encoding HD family phosphohydrolase, whose product is MKMQQFLQFLTQQLTNWRRQYKGLRRKGKLMRSPKSKSHRRELLSTVQKNIILFLSKTNDKSVDVARRRHRRKQEIALQSKTKSVKTKSTIYAVCLDWVHEQRSLVILAIALVSLTAVIGHKLYNQTQLQVGNPAPQTITAPYAASIEDQKKTEAERKAVSTSSLQVLMLDARMNEQIKENLQKLLDDGDEIRTVAGAFPFFDPVILSISTQRYLRSCPESEWQAVLLTIENSKNQQKRQTAASSRPSSIAAPNQERQPRTTTPQKTNPVDFSQNTDFTQAVAQLESYRITSSDKSLSSLIAQIFQTRQRYTQANAKLLQLETVIPEAIYEESPFLDLSDVEWDKTQMGIHESAERILTQGIPQGLPKNILQDAVSLQLQTFVPESAKALAKNLLLAVLKPNLQKDEEQTRENAQKAAAGVPPVMMKLRRGEVIVKRGVQITAWNFEVLEHYRLVRREVKWHELGKLTGIIAIAIGIVVWVERHVDYELRQRDRLLVLLLTLSVPGVIVIGLPYTTWSALGLLLGSFYGPTLGLTVVGLLLPILAISLDISKAALLAGAGGGILGSYIAQRLRSREELALLGVAIALTQGSIYLVVKILIGQAFGSTWYIVLREAGLFALSGLGWSVVALGLSPYLEKVFDLVTPIRLAELANPNRPLLKRLATETPGTFQHTLFVATLAEAAAKELGCNVELVRAGTLYHDIGKMHDPLGFIENQMGGPNKHDTEVKDPWKSAEIIKKHVTEGLVMARKHLLPTAIQAFIPEHQGTMLIAYFHHQAQQMAQEDPSLTVDDADFRYDGPIPQSRETGIVMLADSCEAALRSLEASAKPLGKKPSLKDVSTEQALAMLNNILRSKWQDNQLVDSGLTREEISKIAQIFVDVWQQFHHKRIAYPKLKASNTVRNS
- a CDS encoding ADP-ribosylglycohydrolase family protein, with translation MRHSPINRFKGTLLGAFLGESLTSGGEIQFHSCLDLGNMAVLGIQSFIALGRLDLDDWIERQQEESAHFAATDNISISIKIIIATLPVTLFFHESPIKLRQSLLRVVKIWEDDPVVRDGTLAVGYAIALALTEKLNPLTLIPQTIAFLGETPTSIPKKLLRVQNLLEQGAGLSTAQAEFAREEKLSNTIAIAFYCFLSTLEDFRLAVLQATYNDNSQVQNGTSLTSQATGAITGALSGAYNGTSGIPVNWQVLLLQKNSPGWGLTTFSQMLELTDAFVAVWSGVYNLTLNAKEFTEEGCEEAPLSVYAAPRVIRSR
- the aroQ gene encoding type II 3-dehydroquinate dehydratase; this translates as MLNSTWQPLSILALHGPNLNLLGQREPEIYGSLTLAEINRLLEEQAFKLQAKIFPVQSNHEGTLVDNIHGALGQHQGILINAGAYTHTSVALRDAIAAVNLPTVEVHLSNIYRREDFRHHSYISPVAIGQISGFGVQSYLLGLQALVDHLRIRS
- the topA gene encoding type I DNA topoisomerase; translation: MSTLVIVESPTKARTIRNYLPAGYRVEASMGHVRDLPQSASEIPAAVKGETWAQLGVNVDADFEPVYVVPKDKKKIVTQLKEALKDVDELILATDEDREGESISWHLYQLLKPKVPTKRMVFHEITQEAIKKALKDCRQIDEQLVRAQETRRILDRLVGYTLSPLLWKKIAWGLSAGRVQSVAVRVLVTRERQRRAFHEGTYWDLKASLSKEKTPFASQLVTLAGTKIANGSDFDATTGQITAGRNVLLLNEDQAVALKERLTGKTWSVSDMEERPVTRKPAPPFTTSTLQQESNRKLRLSARDTMRVAQNLYEQGYITYMRTDSVHLSDQAIAAARSCVEKLYGQQYLSPQPRQYTTKSKGAQEAHEAIRPAGSSFRTPQETALGGRELAVYDLIWKRTVACQMADSRQTQITVQLQVEDAGFRSSGKRIEFPGYLRAYVEGSDDPEAALEDQEVILPNLKVGDHPNCTELEAVGHETQPPARYTEATLVKTLESEGIGRPSTYASIIGTIIDKGYAHLVSNALIPTFTAFAVTDLLEKHFPDIVDPSFTSKMEQTLDDIATGEAKWLPYLQQFYLGEKGLETLVRERESQIDATKARTVELENLDAKVRIGKYGPYIEVVNGEGVITASIPKDLTPADLDPKQVEVLLRQKITGPDQVGRHPETGEPIYVKIGAYGPYVQLGDKTDENPKPKQASLLKGVTPETVTLEMAVGLLALPRTLGVHPVTGGKIQASLGRFGPYVVHDQGKEGKDYRSLKAADNVLTITPERALELLAEPKKGRSSTNSKSKAALRELGTHPEDGEAINIYDGPYGPYIKHGKTNVSIPEGQTVENITLAEALNLLAAKASTGKSTRKTSKSTSSKSKSTAKSSTTAAKKKATET